A genomic segment from Maniola jurtina chromosome 16, ilManJurt1.1, whole genome shotgun sequence encodes:
- the LOC123873188 gene encoding cell wall protein DAN4-like produces the protein MARLKTDNVKWTVALVLVVFSPIVYSRPQVEVPSTTLSVASIPTNNSTETTIRVTSESLSNENKKDDATPALSNTSREVKVKSPAIGESIKKVTIQLLDKPNKTIEAAVVPDTRIPPKIKSQVTQKQKHKTRKEDEQSIENSHVGIAVPVTMEELELENKELVHESSTNSEGLSTWILLSNPPNKENTSIATEPTKTEDVQKKQKPVLNKNKNKKPQNKIPGAKRPIIGSTNKSDLVAGGSAINENIYNKIKDTVLSNVQKNKNITPRSTTLSSTSVTPSTEALTTKALVPTAKVTSKPAKKSNKNKQKTSTTTTTTYLPIISESAMLPMEPKEQEIELEVSTPATTTKKPKRSSTRKKTKTKKRKTSKPKPEASTAASTDVKTSNKTKPTKTSKKPTSIASPLTSQIYNYFSREVMPSVGVGVIGLAGLVGLASYFLYPFATPVRRTIEVDKKDDIYRHNAEEYGSEGNGQPEEEMLGTVLAGMPIHSKQKLNPYVSQTAYVNRYPTKKDQDLRYRHVVTPSYPNHSVHYPQQKTGIAHGAVYPDPYNNYNRYQYETRHAYTTAEKKNDKTQTYSPYQVAAVEPIYAAPQAGSPEISSYGSDLSSSVVYGVKPAEETDFKPVYPYDSQFYSETTSSSVTYSPTSMYLGSNNEAEETESDNYADDNSEDTETSDNKFVVGNVPKELTESATPAVVPEHGPRKLERRRRNMRRKRNVVGSIEEILKATREKNEIFLSNEIDDGLEVPAKTPSPIESMQVKNEVTITPENKDVFTVYAVSVDPAKEFTQTEEASTIKNDVIESVSTLPVDEKKVTETEISNDVDATTKTFKVYEVFTSKPEIITEKSTTIDENSNTKADLTTQIKNMNTETTTDIRSETTSTLLPSPPPVSVITSRRPYRPTYYGPTYKPEVITYPPLPSSGGGFFDFLKRVVDFKFRLGMSILQNTSESLNRYLRSMEESVKRAAKA, from the exons ATGGCGCGACTAAAAACTGACAATGTGAAGTGGACAGTAGCTTTAGTGTTAGTTGTATTTAGTCCTATAGTGTATTCGCGACCCCAAGTTGAAGTGCCTTCAACTACCCTAAGTGTAGCAAGTATCCCAACAAATAACTCCACAGAGACTACTATAAG ggtTACGAGCGAATCACTGTCTAATGAAAATAAGAAGGACGATGCAACACCGGCTCTATCAAATACCTCAAGAGAAGTTAAAGTCAAATCACCAGCGATAGGAGAATCAATTAAAAAGGTTACAATACAGCTACTTGATAAACCTAATAAAACTATTGAAGCAGCAGTTGTGCCTGATACAAGGATACCTccaaaaattaaatcacaagTTACACAAAAACAGAAACATAAAACCAGAAAGGAAGATGAGCAATCTATTGAAAATTCTCATGTAGGCATCGCTGTTCCAGTAACAATGGAAGAATTAGAATTGGAAAATAAAGAATTGGTACATGAGTCTTCTACCAATAGTGAAGGTTTATCAACATGGATTTTACTAAGCAATCCACCAAACAAAGAAAACACCTCTATTGCTACAGAGCCAACTAAAACTGAAGACGTTCAAAAGAAACAAAAACctgttctaaataaaaataagaataaaaagcCACAAAATAAGATACCTGGTGCAAAACGCCCAATAATTGGAAGTACAAATAAATCAGATTTAGTAGCTGGTGGATCtgcaataaatgaaaatatttataacaaaattaaagATACAGTGTTGTCAAatgtgcaaaaaaataaaaatatcacaccaCGTTCCACTACTCTTAGCAGCACTAGCGTAACACCTTCGACTGAAGCACTTACGACAAAAGCTCTAGTTCCAACAGCCAAAGTAACGTCAAAACCCgcaaaaaaaagtaataaaaataaacaaaaaacttCTACGACCACTACTACCACCTACCTTCCAATTATAAGTGAATCGGCTATGTTACCAATGGAACCCAAAGAACAGGAAATTGAATTGGAAGTAAGTACACCTGCTACAACTACTAAGAAACCTAAACGATCATCAACAAGAAAGAAGACAAAAACAAAGAAACGTAAAACATCAAAACCTAAGCCTGAAGCTTCAACTGCTGCATCAACTGATGTAAAAACTTCGAACAAAACAAAGCCGACTAAAACTTCTAAGAAGCCAACTAGTATTGCAAGTCCGTTAACATCTCAAATTTACAATTACTTCTCCAGAGAAGTGATGCCATCGGTTGGTGTCGGAGTTATAGGCTTAGCTGGACTAGTAGGCCTTGCTAGTTACTTTTTGTATCCCTTTGCTACACCAGTGAGACGTACGATTGAAGTCGATAAGAAAGATGACATTTACAGGCACAATGCTGAAGAATATGGTAGTGAAGGCAATGGCCAGCCCGAAGAAGAAATGCTCGGAACCGTTCTCGCTGGAATGCCAATTCATTCGAAACAAAAGTTAAACCCATATGTTTCTCAAACAGCGTACGTTAACAGGTATCCAACTAAAAAGGATCAAGATTTAAGGTATCGCCACGTTGTTACGCCTAGTTATCCAAACCATAGTGTTCATTATCCTCAACAAAAAACAGGGATAGCTCATGGGGCGGTGTATCCTGAcccatataataattataatcgcTATCAATATGAAACAAGACATGCATATACAACAGCAGAAAAGAAGAATGATAAAACTCAAACGTATAGTCCATATCAAGTAGCGGCTGTTGAACCAATATATGCAGCACCCCAAGCAGGATCTCCTGAAATTTCATCATACGGTAGCGACTTGTCAAGTTCCGTTGTATATGGAGTAAAACCTGCAGAGGAGACAGATTTTAAGCCCGTCTATCCTTATGATAGCCAGTTTTATTCTGAAACCACAAGTAGTTCCGTAACATATTCTCCCACTTCCATGTATTTAGGTTCAAATAATGAGGCAGAAGAGACAGAAAGTGACAACTATGCTGATGATAATAGTGAAGATACGGAAACTTCAGATAATAAATTTGTCGTTGGTAATGTACCAAAAGAGCTGACTGAATCCGCTACGCCAGCAGTTGTACCTGAACATGGACCTAGGAAATTAGAAAGAAGACGAAGAAATATGCGCCGCAAACGTAATGTTGTAGGATCTATTGAGGAAATATTAAAAGCTACCCGAGAAAAGAATGAAATATTTCTTAGTAACGAAATTGATGACGGGCTTGAAGTACCTGCCAAAACACCATCACCAATCGAGTCTATGCAAGTGAAGAATGAAGTAACAATTACACCAGAGAATAAAGACGTATTTACTGTCTACGCAGTATCCGTTGATCCAGCTAAAGAATTCACTCAAACAGAGGAAGCAAGTACAATAAAAAATGATGTAATAGAAAGTGTATCTACTCTGCCAGTAGATGAGAAAAAAGTAACTGAAACAGAAATATCCAACGATGTAGATGCAACAACTAAAACTTTTAAAGTATACGAAGTTTTTACAAGCAAACCTGAAATCATAACAGAAAAGAGCACTACGATTGATGAAAATAGTAATACTAAAGCAGATTTGACTACACAGATTAAAAACATGAATACAGAAACTACTACTGACATCAGGTCAGAGACTACGTCAACCTTGCTTCCGTCTCCACCACCCGTTTCAGTAATTACTAGCAGAAGACCATACAGACCGACGTATTATGGTCCAACATATAAACCAGAAGTCATCACATATCCCCCTTTACCGTCGAGTGGTGGAGGGTTCTTTGATTTCCTGAAAAGAGTTGTTGACTTCAAATTTAGACTTGGTATGAGCATTTTGCAAAATACATCTGAATCTCTCAATAGATATTTAAGAAGTATGGAGGAATCAGTTAAAAGAGCTGCGaaagcataa